The DNA segment GACAGTTAAATGTATACCTGTCCTGGATGTTCTTCCGTACAATGAGAAAATATGACTTGATGAGTCTCTCGATAACCTCACAGTCCCTCTGCTCTCGAGCAGACAACTTCCTGGACACTGGAAcaggctgaaaatgaaaattatcCACTTATTAGTGCCCTAAATGGAATGTGATCAGGGAAATTTATACATAAACAACAGTAGAGCAATGAagtcttcatttttttaaatatacattttttttatgaataaaactGTATACACCAAGTTAGAATATGTTTTCAAAACTATGATATAAAGTGCACATGATTCCACTTATTCCATTATTCTGTTAAGAAGTGTTTTGAAACTTTCTGctattatgagtgtgtgtgtgtgtgtgacccaccACATCTAGGAGGTTGACAGCATAGCCTTTCTGTTGCATTGCAGGAAGTGGATAAAGGGCTGCTGGTCTGTCACCAGCTGCAAACTCCTCTCCCTTCTTCAACATGCCCCTCCAGTTCCCCATCCCGCTGTCTGTCTGCTCGCTGACATTCTGACCACTCTgagagccaccggccaccgcctacagagaggagagagacgctGGGTGAGGATGACTCCTGCTCAGGGACTTAAAAAGGactggaaatatatatatatatatatatatatatatatatatatatatatatatatatatatatatatatatatatatatatatatgtgagaAGGAAGTCAGTTAAAGAAGTTACATCAACAAGTTTAGAAAACTGTGCAAAGATATGAGAAAATGTATGTTAATTTTCAAAAAACACTTGTTTCATGCCATAAGCCTTCTTATTATATTCTTATTTAAAGTAAGTttggtaaataataaaataaaatcattttattttaaacagttttttttaaccattgtCTTCAATCATAATTTACAATTTTTGGTTACATCGACCATGGCAGAAGATTAAGACAATTGAGAAAActaattctttatatttaaatgaaacactaCATGCAGAGTGAAAATCGGAGGTTAGATCAGTCAAGGTAGAACTTGCCCCTCAGACCTCACTGTATTGCCGGGACATTAAAGACCAAATATTCCTGTAACAGGGGTTTGGTTAAATGTTAAAGGACTCTCATAAGAAATGTCTGAATCAATAACATCATTAAGGGCCTGGAGGTGGGCAGACGATAAATGTGGGCAGGCAGTGAGTGAACGGGACACACCTTGGCGACCTGGCCTTCAGAGAAGAGCTCAGTGGGGGAGGGGGACTGCCCACCTGGGCCTTTAAGGGACTAAAGAAAGACATCAGAAAAGAGTAGACAGAGAACTGACAGGAGCTACAAGTAGAGGGAACTTAACATAATGAGACGAAAACTTGGTTTCTTAAGTTGGAGACTGGACTCGATGCATATGTGCAGAAAATCTTTTAAAGCCTTTTACAAGAAAACAGTGACTCTCACAGAGACGGACTGTACCTTGTCTCTGGGGACAGCAGAGGGCAGGTCTCTCATTCTGTTGCGTCTCTGCTCCTACAAAAATACccagaaagaaaatcaataaagaaTGGTGATAATAAAACATGGGTTTGACATGTTTCAGTTCCAttagttgttattttttaaatcttttgacTCTTTTGTTCTGTGCTGCTATTGAAATGATCAATAGGATCAATGCAGAGAAAGATAATTCACAGttaaaatgatcaacctgacattttatttgagaaacataaaacaattaatttattaaatgcactgcatgtatataaatgtaatctGTAGATGCTCAATTCTTACTTCTATGTTATTGTTCATGAGGCCACAGGCGTCAGCGAAGTCGGGGTGTTTAGTGTTGATATAGGCCAGCTCGATGGCAACAAGGTTATGAACCTGAAAAGACATTTAGaacattgattaaaaaaacagatataGGGTGTGAATGAATTTTTAAAATTGCTCAGTGGTGTTTATGGTTAGCAGGTCCTGACCATTTCATTGGTGACAGGGAGTCTCTTTCTTAGTAATGCGGTGACCACTTCTACAATGGCATCATGGAGCTTTGGAAACCTCAGCAACTCCTGCAAAGAAGAAACAATCACCAGAGTTTTAATGAGAGGCTGcagttttgtgtatttacacCGTACGACTGTGctttaggctacatccacactactatgCTTTAGTTTTCAAACACCTCAGTGTTTCTATGTTTACACCTGCTGTCCACACTGCTCTGGAGTTTTCAAGTGACTAAAACTGGGAACTTTGGAAACGCCGcaagctttattttgaaaactctggggtgTGGACGGGCAAAAATGGAGACCGTGGGTTGTTTCTGTTCAGTCATGACGAGACTACAAGTGGTGAATGCAAAACTTGAACACTTaatgtcagtaacagttccacctcgtcatCTAGTCTTTTCACCATTGATGTTCCTTGCTCGTAATATTTCCTataactaagcaaccaacagcagagtagacaatctgcttcctgtttacatcagcGTgaacatgcccagtgtacgtaAATGGTCACGTGATATATGTTTTCAGGTGTTAGTATGGAGAGATATTATAACTGATACCGgctgtttttaaactaaaatgtattagtAAGGATGTAGCCTTAGTTTTCAGtgctatctgtgtgtgtatatgtgagcTCACCTGTGTGCTGTAGTTGCTGCAGTGTTGGATGAtcctctgcatctcctcgtGAACCAGCTCCACGCAGCGAAGACTGGGCTCCTCTAGACGCTTGACCTGCCGCTTCACCAGCAGCTCAAACGAAACCTCAGGCACGAACAAAGCAGGCCTGGGGCCCTGTACAAGCACAATGAAACCTTCAGCCTGAAAAAATGTgccatttaaaatacaaattctgAGCTGGAGAGGAGGCAAAAACCCACCGTTGCATTTCTGATTGCTGTGAGTACGTCAATGGTGGACAGCCCGCCCAGAGGGTCTACTGACTCCAACGTGCGACCAAACGTCTCATGAAATATGTAACAGATTCTTGCTCCACCACATCTGAAATAAAGAGTAAAATGCGATAAACATACAAGCAGAATTTGTCAGGAGTGAGCAATTCCTAGTAGTGCTAGGTATCTGCAGTTCAGTACTCACAGTTCAGTTGTCTCAATGTACTTGGCCGTGCCCTCTATGGTGTGACAGTACTCTGCAGCAAACTTGGTGATGAGCTGCAGCAACATGGAGTTCTTGTCATCAACGGGTTCACCGTAGCTGTTGAGTAAAGACTGGTACTGGGCTGACAGCACGTTGATCCTCGTCTTCAGCTCAGGAAGACAGTCTCTGATGTGGTGCATCAGTAACCtggaacattaaaaaaaaggtcacaaatttttctttatttttgttagATTATTGAGATCAATATTTGTTGATTTACCATAAAAGGAATTTCATTATAAAGGTCaaattaatacataaatacCAACTTACCTGTTCAACGTTCGGGCCAGATATTTAGTTCCGTTTCTGTTTGTGAGGGAGGGGTACTTCTTTTGTAGGAAGGCGTATTCATCACGGATCGCATCTGCCACACACTTCCTTTGATTGATATCTAACTGACTCCTAAAACATACAACAAAATTAATCATTAAAAAGGTGTCAGTAAAAAGGTGTCAGTATTTCTGTGAAGAACCTTTTTGGCCTTTTAGTCACAGGTGCCTGAATTCAGACTGATATAAGGGGGTGAACGTGACATGTTACCTGTTGACTACACCAATAATGCCCAGTTTGACAGGAATGACTCTGCCCATCAATATGTCCATAGCATCTGTACCAGCATCCATCAGATCCAGCTTGGTCACCACAGCTAGCGTCCTCCTacctgaccacacacacagacacacctggctacaaaaacactgctgtgaTGAGGCAGAAAAGCTGTACATGactaaaggaaataaaatagagtaaaatgaaaagagaaaaaagcaaGGCACATACCATCAGGGTCAACATCGCGGGCCACTTTAAGGGCCTCTGACGTCGCCATGTCTGTGTTGGCAGCAGTCACGGCCAGGATGATGGAGTTGGGGTTTGAAATATACTTGATTATCAGTTCTTTTATCTGGAACTCGATGTCTTTGGGCTGGTCTCCCACAGGCAactgtttaaaacaaaacacactgactTTATATTGGGTAGCGCATAATGCAAAACTAGGGCCAACCAGTCATACAATGGTTTATTAATTTCAGGTGTTTCTAGATATTTTTGTAACATTTATCAGTgcttaaaaactgtaaataacaataatacacaATTAATCAAGCTTCCCAGATACTGTGGCtaacaattataataacaacacaATAAGCCTGGTTCTAAAAATTATAAGTAGTGATACTGTGGCAGGTAAGAAAAATATTCGAGACCATTATAAATGTTATTCAAGACTATTTAATAGCTTCTAAAGCATTTTTGAGAAAACCGAAGACTTTTCCAAATCTGCAGATATACTGCATGACTTAATGTGCAGCATCATGTATAGTTCATAATTTAAACAGGTTTGGACATTGGGAAGCAAAAGAGATATAGAATATCTCACCTTTGTAATACCAGGAAGATCCACTAATGTGAGGTTCACTACATGTGGTGAGAAGATTTTCAGGTGAATCGATTCATCACTAACACCCTGGGGACAGAAAAAATCCGTTTACGGACTGATATTGCTCGAAACCAAAATCTCAGTTCAAAGCTGACAATTGATATCATCCATTTTCTCCTTGGATATAATCCCTCATAATATGTTTGATTATCTTACTTTGTTATTCCCAGAAATTCTATCAGTTTCTGCTTCAATTTCACTCCTGATCTCCTCGAAATCGGTGTAGATCTGAAATAACAATTAAACTGTGAAAAGCAGGGACTCTGACATGTCGGCAACATCAATGTAAGCAGTAGTTTATACTATCctaataacatatatataacacatagaataacaaaataaacaaagaaacatttactGAGGTGCCCTGTTGAATGTCATGAGGCCATCAGCACATCATAATGGTTTCTTTGTTTACCCTACAGtcatatgaatattttaactGTGAGAAGGCGTGCAGAGTTACAGATTATATGTAACATTAGTTTTTGCTGTTGGAAACATAATTGCAAAATCACTGTAGCTCTCAACAGCAAATCAATAGAGGATACAGAATTAGGGTATTTTGTGATCAGATCCAGGTTATTCAATATTTAGATGTTGCTATAGTCAGTATATGCATGAAATACTTCATTCACTATTTGTTGCCCTTACCTTGTTTTTGGTGTGTAAGAATTTTCCCCATTCCTCTCCATCGATGGCTGCAGAGGACGAGGACAGATTTTTCAGTTAAAGATGACAGATGGAGCCTTTACATCAATTACTATTTTTACTATAAATCTGTTAAATGTCTCATGGGAGGGATTTCTCTGTTGACAAGGAAGGGACAGAAAAACTCTTCTGCCAAAGATCCACAGCTGAAGAGTTTAGAAAAACAACTGTTGTTTTCACACAACAGTAATGGAAGCAAATTATAGCCAAAAGCAGCAAAGGATGTGCATTTTAGGAAGCAGTGACTGTAACAgcatttcaaaaacaaagtAATTTCTTCAGCTGCAATAATTAGCATTGCaacaaacaaggaaaaacatCAAACCCAGGGTGGAGTCTATTAGTCAACGTAGATAAAGCTGGTGTTTGAGGAAATTACATGTGCTctttgtgaagaaaaaaactcaGCACAAAGTATTTTCAACAAAAATGTCTTGTGTCTAATTTTAAGTGAGTCTAAATGCATGTGAGGGCATTAGCTGCATAAAGTGAAGCCACTTGGTTTGGCAGCTATGGAAGAGCTTCACAAATACAAGCCAGGATGGGGAAGAATGGgcaaaagagaaggagggggggtGTTCTTATGTAAGATACAAAACACAATAGGAAATAGAACAAGAAAGGGAGACCTCTGTAAAGGCGTCCATTTTTCTTGGACTCTGTGGTTAAAGAGAGATGACAGGAGACAAAAGGGTTAGCCTGGCTATCTGCAGCTCCTGCATGGCTCTCTGTGGCAGTGCAGAGACACAGTGACACTATCACCGCTCCTCAAAAAGACTTTAAATTCATGCAGAAATTCATGGCCAATTTTACTTCCTGGTTCATTTCAGTCAGAAGTAGAAGATATCAGTTCTCACTATGAATTAAAGAGCCTTTCCTTTCATAACACAATTACAAACAGTGGTTTATgattatgcaaatgtgaaagCAGTGGTGGTAAGTAACTAATTACATTTAATCAAGTACTCTACTATTATCAAGATATTTGCACTTTACTTAAGTACCTCTATGTTTTGCTGCATTATACTTCTAATGCACAATATTAAAGAGGTAATCACTGTATTTTAATACTAAATTACAATTATATGAAAGCTCTAGTGAGTAGTTACTCTGCAGATTTAGATaattaatacaatatatatCCAACAAATAGGTTATTATCATAGTTTAAGCAATCAGGCAGTTAATAAAGTAGCTACGACTAAATCATCTTTACTTACTGCAACATGAAAGTGATGCTTACACAATAATGcatcaataattataataaattaatgtCTTATGTGGAGATataatatatagttattatgatccaatatatattgtaaaattgGGATATTCTGCATAATGagtagttttatttttggtaAGTTAAGCATTTTTTTAAGCAAATACTTGAATTTGGTACTGATTTACTTGACTATAAACAAGACTTTTACTTATAACCGAGGATTTCTGCACTGTGGTAGTGTGTGCTCAAAGATTTAGCTTCAATATAAATCTTAAGAACTCAGCATCTGCTAAATTTACAAAGCTACTTGTCTGATTCATATCAAAACTGTTACATCCACAtgcattcatttgatttgatttattgtggATTTACACTTTAATCAGTTAAATGCCACATGTTCTGATAAgtgctgaaataaaaatccCTCTCTATGCATACTGACTATTCATCAATTAACACTTAATTCCATGAAAACCAAACAACACCaaagaggcagaagaagaagaggtcacAGTGATGATACCATTTTCTTCGCTGGTTTTCCTGCGGTCCTCTGGATCAATGTGCACCAGCTGTAGGATGAGGGGCCGGCGTGTGACGATGCCAGTGCCACGAGGAAGGATGTCCCTACCAACCAGGCTCTCTAAAACAGAACTCTTTCCACTGCTCTGTGGACGATAAAGACAACAACATCATTAGCATAAACAAAGAAGAGACTGAACACTGAGGAGAGAAATCTGCGCTCAGAATGACACTTGAGATACTGCACAAAGACTTCCAGGAGCTGCACGAGTCTGGAGTCCACATTTAGCTCCCTGTTAGGTGGTACTACTTTTGGATAGTATAAGAAGTTGGCTTATGTGCTGAATGTCACATACCTGTCAAAACAAACCTAATGGTTGCTTCAACTTTCCTGTACAGTATCTATCCACACAACCACTTGGTGCCACTAGGCGGCCATTTCTTGATCATCATGAACAGTAACCTCTAATGAGATCTGGTGAACTGAAATAACTTGCTTGGCTGGCAGAGTCCGCTTTAATGAACTGGACCAAAAATTCCTCGTTAGGGAAGGAGGGCTCAAAATGTAAGCTccaaaaaaaatctgatgatATAATATCAGACAGTTACAGTTCTAAACTAAAGGTCATTGCAGATCTGGACCTTTGTGGAGTCCTGGCAAGATCAAACATAACAAATGAAGGATTTGAAAAGTTGTTCTGTCTCAGAGTAAAATCATCAGACTCCTGCCAAACGGTCTGAGACAGTCACATCCAATTAGTCGACCAGTAAAAGTAAACATGTTCGACAAAACCCCCTACTTTAAACCAATTAGGGTAGTAAGGTGGTCAGAGTAAAACTGTATTAGACAAGAGAGGCGTTGATTCAAGTTTATAATCATTAGTGGTTTGCTGAGAGCTGTTTGTAATCATCTACTCACTGCAATCATAGAACTACGAgtacattaaatataatttaataaaacagcatCAACAGAACCTGATCATTTTAAGCTTCATGGTAAGATTTACAGCAGGgctgttcatttgttttatttagatgtAGGTTGGCAACTAACAATTTGTTTAATTATTGATGCATCTGCTGATTAATTTAAACACTAACTTGTTCATGGCCAACAGTCCAAAGTTTAATGATAATGACAACAAAAAGCAGCAACTTAGAAAAGCTTGaactgtttgaaatgtttgagtcagaAAAAAACTATAGTTGTTAAACTGTCAAAATAGCCAGTAATCAATAAACGTATAGATTATTTGTTGCAGCTCTAGTTGGAGGTACTTAATAAACTGTCATCTTAGTGTAAGTTATTTGATTGTGTGCATGAATGGATATGATCtctaaaataaaccaaaccaaGGTTACAGACAGATGCTTGGTCATGCTAATAATATGAGGAGAGGGATGTGTTTATTATTCAGGGGACCagatacacaacacaaaatagaataaaatacatgGTTATAAACTAAATCTTTAATTAGTTGATTGTAGGGGCTCCTGTCTGAGCTTTTGGTCAAATAACACACTTGAAAAGATCACATTCTGGTCAACAAAATGTCTTGACAATATCATCACGTTTGACAGACTAACTGATCACCAGATGAATTGATAATGAAATCCCCAGTAGCTTCCCAGTtctatattaataaataaatcagactttcattttatttctcagagcGTGATCTCTACTACATGTCTGAGATCTGTGACAATCTGTGTGCTCACATGTAGCTAATGCTAACTTTGGAGCTAGCTAACCAGGACAATTTGATGGGCATAAACATGTCAAGTGTAAGTTAAGTCAGCCCTGAGTGCTAATATCTACGGCCCCTGTgtcaaagtgaaacaaaaacagcGCTGTGAAGATGAAAGGAGCCTGGGCAGCAAGTGACGCAGGCTAACGTGGATGCTAACCTCTGAGCGGAGTGACGTTACTCACCTGAGTTCCCACAACAACTATCTGCGGCAGTTGAATAATGTCTGCGCCCAC comes from the Hippoglossus hippoglossus isolate fHipHip1 chromosome 6, fHipHip1.pri, whole genome shotgun sequence genome and includes:
- the dnm1l gene encoding dynamin-1-like protein isoform X3, which encodes MEPLIPVINKLQDVFNTVGADIIQLPQIVVVGTQSSGKSSVLESLVGRDILPRGTGIVTRRPLILQLVHIDPEDRRKTSEENAIDGEEWGKFLHTKNKIYTDFEEIRSEIEAETDRISGNNKGVSDESIHLKIFSPHVVNLTLVDLPGITKLPVGDQPKDIEFQIKELIIKYISNPNSIILAVTAANTDMATSEALKVARDVDPDGRRTLAVVTKLDLMDAGTDAMDILMGRVIPVKLGIIGVVNRSQLDINQRKCVADAIRDEYAFLQKKYPSLTNRNGTKYLARTLNRLLMHHIRDCLPELKTRINVLSAQYQSLLNSYGEPVDDKNSMLLQLITKFAAEYCHTIEGTAKYIETTELCGGARICYIFHETFGRTLESVDPLGGLSTIDVLTAIRNATGPRPALFVPEVSFELLVKRQVKRLEEPSLRCVELVHEEMQRIIQHCSNYSTQELLRFPKLHDAIVEVVTALLRKRLPVTNEMVHNLVAIELAYINTKHPDFADACGLMNNNIEEQRRNRMRDLPSAVPRDKVQSVSSLKGPGGQSPSPTELFSEGQVAKAVAGGSQSGQNVSEQTDSGMGNWRGMLKKGEEFAAGDRPAALYPLPAMQQKGYAVNLLDVPVPVSRKLSAREQRDCEVIERLIKSYFLIVRKNIQDSVPKAVMHFLVNHVKDSLQSELVGQLYKAALLDDLLTESEDMAQRRNEAADMLKALQKASQVIAEIRETHMW
- the dnm1l gene encoding dynamin-1-like protein isoform X2, producing MEPLIPVINKLQDVFNTVGADIIQLPQIVVVGTQSSGKSSVLESLVGRDILPRGTGIVTRRPLILQLVHIDPEDRRKTSEENESKKNGRLYRAIDGEEWGKFLHTKNKIYTDFEEIRSEIEAETDRISGNNKGVSDESIHLKIFSPHVVNLTLVDLPGITKLPVGDQPKDIEFQIKELIIKYISNPNSIILAVTAANTDMATSEALKVARDVDPDGRRTLAVVTKLDLMDAGTDAMDILMGRVIPVKLGIIGVVNRSQLDINQRKCVADAIRDEYAFLQKKYPSLTNRNGTKYLARTLNRLLMHHIRDCLPELKTRINVLSAQYQSLLNSYGEPVDDKNSMLLQLITKFAAEYCHTIEGTAKYIETTELCGGARICYIFHETFGRTLESVDPLGGLSTIDVLTAIRNATGPRPALFVPEVSFELLVKRQVKRLEEPSLRCVELVHEEMQRIIQHCSNYSTQELLRFPKLHDAIVEVVTALLRKRLPVTNEMVHNLVAIELAYINTKHPDFADACGLMNNNIEEQRRNRMRDLPSAVPRDKSLKGPGGQSPSPTELFSEGQVAKAVAGGSQSGQNVSEQTDSGMGNWRGMLKKGEEFAAGDRPAALYPLPAMQQKGYAVNLLDVPVPVSRKLSAREQRDCEVIERLIKSYFLIVRKNIQDSVPKAVMHFLVNHVKDSLQSELVGQLYKAALLDDLLTESEDMAQRRNEAADMLKALQKASQVIAEIRETHMW
- the dnm1l gene encoding dynamin-1-like protein isoform X5 — protein: MEPLIPVINKLQDVFNTVGADIIQLPQIVVVGTQSSGKSSVLESLVGRDILPRGTGIVTRRPLILQLVHIDPEDRRKTSEENESKKNGRLYRAIDGEEWGKFLHTKNKIYTDFEEIRSEIEAETDRISGNNKGVSDESIHLKIFSPHVVNLTLVDLPGITKLPVGDQPKDIEFQIKELIIKYISNPNSIILAVTAANTDMATSEALKVARDVDPDGRRTLAVVTKLDLMDAGTDAMDILMGRVIPVKLGIIGVVNRSQLDINQRKCVADAIRDEYAFLQKKYPSLTNRNGTKYLARTLNRLLMHHIRDCLPELKTRINVLSAQYQSLLNSYGEPVDDKNSMLLQLITKFAAEYCHTIEGTAKYIETTELCGGARICYIFHETFGRTLESVDPLGGLSTIDVLTAIRNATGPRPALFVPEVSFELLVKRQVKRLEEPSLRCVELVHEEMQRIIQHCSNYSTQELLRFPKLHDAIVEVVTALLRKRLPVTNEMVHNLVAIELAYINTKHPDFADACGLMNNNIEEQRRNRMRDLPSAVPRDKVQSVSAVAGGSQSGQNVSEQTDSGMGNWRGMLKKGEEFAAGDRPAALYPLPAMQQKGYAVNLLDVPVPVSRKLSAREQRDCEVIERLIKSYFLIVRKNIQDSVPKAVMHFLVNHVKDSLQSELVGQLYKAALLDDLLTESEDMAQRRNEAADMLKALQKASQVIAEIRETHMW
- the dnm1l gene encoding dynamin-1-like protein isoform X6, giving the protein MEPLIPVINKLQDVFNTVGADIIQLPQIVVVGTQSSGKSSVLESLVGRDILPRGTGIVTRRPLILQLVHIDPEDRRKTSEENESKKNGRLYRAIDGEEWGKFLHTKNKIYTDFEEIRSEIEAETDRISGNNKGVSDESIHLKIFSPHVVNLTLVDLPGITKLPVGDQPKDIEFQIKELIIKYISNPNSIILAVTAANTDMATSEALKVARDVDPDGRRTLAVVTKLDLMDAGTDAMDILMGRVIPVKLGIIGVVNRSQLDINQRKCVADAIRDEYAFLQKKYPSLTNRNGTKYLARTLNRLLMHHIRDCLPELKTRINVLSAQYQSLLNSYGEPVDDKNSMLLQLITKFAAEYCHTIEGTAKYIETTELCGGARICYIFHETFGRTLESVDPLGGLSTIDVLTAIRNATGPRPALFVPEVSFELLVKRQVKRLEEPSLRCVELVHEEMQRIIQHCSNYSTQELLRFPKLHDAIVEVVTALLRKRLPVTNEMVHNLVAIELAYINTKHPDFADACGLMNNNIEEQRRNRMRDLPSAVPRDKAVAGGSQSGQNVSEQTDSGMGNWRGMLKKGEEFAAGDRPAALYPLPAMQQKGYAVNLLDVPVPVSRKLSAREQRDCEVIERLIKSYFLIVRKNIQDSVPKAVMHFLVNHVKDSLQSELVGQLYKAALLDDLLTESEDMAQRRNEAADMLKALQKASQVIAEIRETHMW
- the dnm1l gene encoding dynamin-1-like protein isoform X7, whose amino-acid sequence is MEPLIPVINKLQDVFNTVGADIIQLPQIVVVGTQSSGKSSVLESLVGRDILPRGTGIVTRRPLILQLVHIDPEDRRKTSEENAIDGEEWGKFLHTKNKIYTDFEEIRSEIEAETDRISGNNKGVSDESIHLKIFSPHVVNLTLVDLPGITKLPVGDQPKDIEFQIKELIIKYISNPNSIILAVTAANTDMATSEALKVARDVDPDGRRTLAVVTKLDLMDAGTDAMDILMGRVIPVKLGIIGVVNRSQLDINQRKCVADAIRDEYAFLQKKYPSLTNRNGTKYLARTLNRLLMHHIRDCLPELKTRINVLSAQYQSLLNSYGEPVDDKNSMLLQLITKFAAEYCHTIEGTAKYIETTELCGGARICYIFHETFGRTLESVDPLGGLSTIDVLTAIRNATGPRPALFVPEVSFELLVKRQVKRLEEPSLRCVELVHEEMQRIIQHCSNYSTQELLRFPKLHDAIVEVVTALLRKRLPVTNEMVHNLVAIELAYINTKHPDFADACGLMNNNIEEQRRNRMRDLPSAVPRDKAVAGGSQSGQNVSEQTDSGMGNWRGMLKKGEEFAAGDRPAALYPLPAMQQKGYAVNLLDVPVPVSRKLSAREQRDCEVIERLIKSYFLIVRKNIQDSVPKAVMHFLVNHVKDSLQSELVGQLYKAALLDDLLTESEDMAQRRNEAADMLKALQKASQVIAEIRETHMW
- the dnm1l gene encoding dynamin-1-like protein isoform X8; amino-acid sequence: MEPLIPVINKLQDVFNTVGADIIQLPQIVVVGTQSSGKSSVLESLVGRDILPRGTGIVTRRPLILQLVHIDPEDRRKTSEENESKKNGRLYRAIDGEEWGKFLHTKNKIYTDFEEIRSEIEAETDRISGNNKGVSDESIHLKIFSPHVVNLTLVDLPGITKLPVGDQPKDIEFQIKELIIKYISNPNSIILAVTAANTDMATSEALKVARDVDPDGRRTLAVVTKLDLMDAGTDAMDILMGRVIPVKLGIIGVVNRSQLDINQRKCVADAIRDEYAFLQKKYPSLTNRNGTKYLARTLNRLLMHHIRDCLPELKTRINVLSAQYQSLLNSYGEPVDDKNSMLLQLITKFAAEYCHTIEGTAKYIETTELCGGARICYIFHETFGRTLESVDPLGGLSTIDVLTAIRNATGPRPALFVPEVSFELLVKRQVKRLEEPSLRCVELVHEEMQRIIQHCSNYSTQELLRFPKLHDAIVEVVTALLRKRLPVTNEMVHNLVAIELAYINTKHPDFADACGLMNNNIEEQRRNRMRDLPSAVPRDKVQSVSSLKGPGGQSPSPTELFSEGQVAKVCPVHSLPAHIYRLPTSRPLMMLL
- the dnm1l gene encoding dynamin-1-like protein isoform X1 codes for the protein MEPLIPVINKLQDVFNTVGADIIQLPQIVVVGTQSSGKSSVLESLVGRDILPRGTGIVTRRPLILQLVHIDPEDRRKTSEENESKKNGRLYRAIDGEEWGKFLHTKNKIYTDFEEIRSEIEAETDRISGNNKGVSDESIHLKIFSPHVVNLTLVDLPGITKLPVGDQPKDIEFQIKELIIKYISNPNSIILAVTAANTDMATSEALKVARDVDPDGRRTLAVVTKLDLMDAGTDAMDILMGRVIPVKLGIIGVVNRSQLDINQRKCVADAIRDEYAFLQKKYPSLTNRNGTKYLARTLNRLLMHHIRDCLPELKTRINVLSAQYQSLLNSYGEPVDDKNSMLLQLITKFAAEYCHTIEGTAKYIETTELCGGARICYIFHETFGRTLESVDPLGGLSTIDVLTAIRNATGPRPALFVPEVSFELLVKRQVKRLEEPSLRCVELVHEEMQRIIQHCSNYSTQELLRFPKLHDAIVEVVTALLRKRLPVTNEMVHNLVAIELAYINTKHPDFADACGLMNNNIEEQRRNRMRDLPSAVPRDKVQSVSSLKGPGGQSPSPTELFSEGQVAKAVAGGSQSGQNVSEQTDSGMGNWRGMLKKGEEFAAGDRPAALYPLPAMQQKGYAVNLLDVPVPVSRKLSAREQRDCEVIERLIKSYFLIVRKNIQDSVPKAVMHFLVNHVKDSLQSELVGQLYKAALLDDLLTESEDMAQRRNEAADMLKALQKASQVIAEIRETHMW
- the dnm1l gene encoding dynamin-1-like protein isoform X4, producing the protein MEPLIPVINKLQDVFNTVGADIIQLPQIVVVGTQSSGKSSVLESLVGRDILPRGTGIVTRRPLILQLVHIDPEDRRKTSEENAIDGEEWGKFLHTKNKIYTDFEEIRSEIEAETDRISGNNKGVSDESIHLKIFSPHVVNLTLVDLPGITKLPVGDQPKDIEFQIKELIIKYISNPNSIILAVTAANTDMATSEALKVARDVDPDGRRTLAVVTKLDLMDAGTDAMDILMGRVIPVKLGIIGVVNRSQLDINQRKCVADAIRDEYAFLQKKYPSLTNRNGTKYLARTLNRLLMHHIRDCLPELKTRINVLSAQYQSLLNSYGEPVDDKNSMLLQLITKFAAEYCHTIEGTAKYIETTELCGGARICYIFHETFGRTLESVDPLGGLSTIDVLTAIRNATGPRPALFVPEVSFELLVKRQVKRLEEPSLRCVELVHEEMQRIIQHCSNYSTQELLRFPKLHDAIVEVVTALLRKRLPVTNEMVHNLVAIELAYINTKHPDFADACGLMNNNIEEQRRNRMRDLPSAVPRDKSLKGPGGQSPSPTELFSEGQVAKAVAGGSQSGQNVSEQTDSGMGNWRGMLKKGEEFAAGDRPAALYPLPAMQQKGYAVNLLDVPVPVSRKLSAREQRDCEVIERLIKSYFLIVRKNIQDSVPKAVMHFLVNHVKDSLQSELVGQLYKAALLDDLLTESEDMAQRRNEAADMLKALQKASQVIAEIRETHMW